In one window of Helianthus annuus cultivar XRQ/B chromosome 17, HanXRQr2.0-SUNRISE, whole genome shotgun sequence DNA:
- the LOC110922014 gene encoding U11/U12 small nuclear ribonucleoprotein 59 kDa protein, producing the protein MNPMIRTMVPPPFQQMAPAPWFPPSPPVTSGFWNTTNVQGCLKKLRNTLDLAEAMEKELETLIAMKSTEQHIEGTDDRAKETATGRLSKFLENNRMSLDTQEKISLEATNGLIVKLKNDLEPFKVITDDKTPWEEKSAAVRLSNKMQKHKRNKLWRKRKRQRVGEMLAKERERFNQVDQEADEWRAREIAKETAKRKVEKMKEIAKQKANEERRRLESELELLLIVEKLQELRSIRIQKLTKQGHFLPDEDNKFLEKIRAAVEEEERQAMAAADTGAAKDAIASAEESRHATGASAINPEDQTNVKDGDKVNEEKITDTEAKGSSTAATDMESGKQRAKVAGSATGYDFSASLPLEFYHYYHGSNTDMGTLIEVRRTWDAYIRPGGSRIPGHWVQPPPPADDIWASYLVKPR; encoded by the exons ATGAATCCAATGATCCGGACAATGGTTCCACCTCCGTTTCAGCAGATGGCACCTGCACCATGgtttccaccatcaccaccagtgACTAGCGGTTTTTGGAACACCACAAATGTGCAAGGTTGCCTGAAGAAACTCCGAAACACTCTTGATCTTGCAGAAGCAAT GGAGAAAGAGTTGGAGACGCTTATTGCAATGAAAAGTACCGAGCAACATATTGAAGGAACAGATGACAGAGCTAAAGAAACTGCAACCGGAAGGCTTTCGAAGTTTTTAGAGAATAACAGGATGTCATTGGATACTCAAGAGAAAATCTCACTGGAAGCAACTAACGGTTTGATAGTGAAGCTAAAAAACGATCTTGAACCATTTAAGGTTATAACCGATGATAAAACGCCATGGGAGGAGAAATCTGCAGCAGTGAGACTGTCGAATAAAATGCAAAAGCACAAAAGAAACAAACTTTGGCGGAAAAGAAAGAGACAACGCGTTGGGGAAATGCTTGCAAAG GAACGCGAGCGATTTAACCAAGTtgatcaagaagctgatgaaTGGAGGGCTAGGGAAATTGCAAAGGAAACCGCTAAGCGTAAGGTCGAGAAAATGAAGGAAATTGCAAAACAAAAGGCTAACGAGGAGAGAAGGAGATTAGAATCTGAG cTTGAGCTACTGTTGATTGTGGAGAAGTTGCAAGAATTACGGTCCATCAGGATTCAGAAATTAACAAAACAAG GCCATTTTCTCCCGGACGAGGACAACAAATTTCTTGAAAAAATTCGTGCTGCGGTTGAGGAAGAGGAGCGGCAAGCAATGGCGGCTGCCGACACAGGTGCCGCTAAAGACGCCATTGCATCCGCTGAGGAATCTCGACATGCAACAGGTGCGAGCGCTATAAATCCAGAAGATCAAACTAACGTGAAAGATGGAGATAAAGTAAATGAGGAAAAAATAACCGACACTGAAGCAAAAGGAAGCTCAACGGCTGCTACTGATATGGAATCCGGGAAACAAAGAGCCAAAGTTGCAGGCTCTGCCACTGGATATGATTTTTCAGCAAGTTTGCCACTTGAGTTTTATCACTATTATCATGGAAGCAATACTGATATGGGAACACTAATCGAG GTCAGACGAACATGGGATGCATATATAAGACCTGGAGGAAG TCGAATACCCGGTCATTGGGTTCAACCACCTCCACCAGCTGACGATATCTGGGCATCCTACCTCGTGAAGCCCCGATAA